Part of the bacterium genome is shown below.
CTGAGCCGTCAGGGCACGGTGCGGCAGGCGAGGCTGTCGGCTACCGCGGTACCGGCCCGGGATCTGCGGGGGATCGACGTCGGGGTGAAGAAGGACGCCCGCGAACTCGAGACGCGGTTTCCGAACAGAAGTCCGGAGAGCGACTTTCGCTACTCCGTCGCGATGCAGCCGAGCTGGCCGACCCTCGACTGGGTCGTCGACAGGGCAGATAGGAAGTTCGGCTCTTCCGGGTTTTGTGTGGGTCCGATAGGGGCGCGAACCGACGCGGATTGCGGGTTGGATCGAGGTTCCCTGTGGTCGGTACAGTGTCTCGATGCAAGATCGAACGCTCTATGCGCGACTCCTGGGCATCGAAGATCCATGGCGCGTGACGGAAGTAACACTCCGTCTGGATGAAGAGCAGGCCGTCGTCGTGTCGGTGGAGATGGGTCCCGACGCGGCTCTTCTTTGCCCGAAGTGTCAAGGCCAAGGATCTCGTTACGACTCCCGCGAGCGGCGCTGGCGTCATCTGGACACGATGCAGTATCGCACGATTCTCGTAGCGGACGTTCCTCGAGTTCAGTGTGATGAGCACGGAGTCGTCCAGATCGCGGTCCCGTGGTCGGATCCAAAGTCGCGCTTCACGGCGCTGTTCGAAGCGCTCGTCATCGACTGGCTGAAGGAAGCGAGCTTCTCGGCGGTCGCGCGTCAGCTTTCTCTCAGTTGGGACCAGGTGGCGGGGATCCAGGACCGGGCCGTTCGCCGAGGACTGGCTCGAAGGAAGAAACAGCGACCGCGCCGCATCGGAGTCGACGAGACGTCGTTCCGCAAGCGGGCCGAGTACATCACGGTGGTGAACGATCTTGATCGCAATCGCGTGCTCTGGATCGGCGACGAGCGCAAGAAGCAAACGCTGAGTGCCTTCTACGCAGATCTCGGCCCGAGAGGCTGCGCGAGACTTGAATCGGTCGCGATGGACATGTGGGCGCCGTATATCTCTTCAACCCGCGAGCACGTTCCCGATGCGGATCGACGGATCGTGTTCGACAAGTTCCACATTGCGCAACATCTCGGC
Proteins encoded:
- a CDS encoding ISL3 family transposase; translated protein: MQDRTLYARLLGIEDPWRVTEVTLRLDEEQAVVVSVEMGPDAALLCPKCQGQGSRYDSRERRWRHLDTMQYRTILVADVPRVQCDEHGVVQIAVPWSDPKSRFTALFEALVIDWLKEASFSAVARQLSLSWDQVAGIQDRAVRRGLARRKKQRPRRIGVDETSFRKRAEYITVVNDLDRNRVLWIGDERKKQTLSAFYADLGPRGCARLESVAMDMWAPYISSTREHVPDADRRIVFDKFHIAQHLGRAVDEVRRAENRELVREGDGRLKKTKYLWLTNPDRMSTQRWEGFAPRRDSQLRVARAWAIKESAMMLWGYIRRGWAERAWKGWYAWAIRSRLEPIKRVARLIKYYWDGVINAATTNVTNARSEGLNSKIQWIKRKACGYRNRQRFHNAIYFHLADLDLYPDSLQSTHTKA